In one window of Arctopsyche grandis isolate Sample6627 chromosome 6, ASM5162203v2, whole genome shotgun sequence DNA:
- the LOC143913744 gene encoding uncharacterized protein LOC143913744 gives MDMAESFRHTDVSKTDFFELVTSPELTDAQFKQQMRSVNVFLESAGGGNPLLSGEPRNVPQTPTTTPQTSNPPLQSFDSIWNADRERDRLETAILEDLNKFYWSQEQEQELEGSPNAEVVVKTEGDNTDGQIYTLTVLDGETAAASWERNKQPPTLPSPGVANDTTDLQHSSLDLESILNIMPGQINGFSDNFLPNALIKEEPFNFEDSGFADHKDVLDNNNDWKLADQNGGGGESLLRSALQGRGTRYIPRSSPPAPPPPTNQAQDRLVMALDGDSGVNIVLFENPPSIIPDNENPPSNQIVDDILLSQLDTSYPEDYEKFNRIADEVVESVQQFCNNDVNGRAVYSIQQLSSTGIVTMLPNQESQHLQMVTSPAVSSTKTVAKKYKRSQNKSQTLATQNQGSHAATSTSNGIRKERSLHYCSICTKGFKDKYSVNVHIRTHTGEKPFACSLCGKSFRQKAHLAKHYQTHIAQKNAAAAGAVKAGKQR, from the coding sequence ATGGACATGGCAGAATCGTTCAGGCACACCGACGTGTCCAAGACGGACTTCTTCGAGCTGGTGACCTCGCCGGAGCTCACCGACGCCCAGTTCAAACAGCAGATGAGATCCGTGAACGTCTTCTTGGAGTCGGCTGGAGGTGGCAATCCACTATTGTCAGGAGAACCGAGAAACGTGCCTCAAACCCCAACTACGACACCCCAAACGAGCAATCCTCCTCTGCAGAGCTTTGACTCCATATGGAACGCCGACAGGGAGAGGGATAGGCTAGAAACGGCCATCCTAGAAGATCTCAACAAGTTCTATTGGAGTCAGGAGCAAGAGCAGGAACTTGAAGGATCGCCCAATGCTGAGGTTGTAGTAAAAACAGAAGGCGATAATACAGATGGTCAAATTTACACTTTGACCGTTTTAGATGGTGAAACTGCAGCTGCTTCATGGGAGCGCAATAAGCAACCTCCAACCTTACCGAGTCCTGGTGTTGCAAACGACACGACTGATCTCCAACACTCCTCCTTAGACTTAGAATCAATACTTAACATAATGCCCGGACAGATTAACGGATTCAGTGATAACTTCCTACCCAACGCTCTGATCAAAGAGGAGCCGTTTAACTTTGAAGACAGTGGATTCGCGGACCACAAAGACGTTCTGGACAATAACAATGATTGGAAGTTGGCCGATCAGAACGGTGGTGGTGGTGAATCTTTGTTGAGGAGCGCCCTTCAAGGCCGAGGCACCAGATACATCCCTAGATCGTCCCCTCCAGCTCCACCCCCTCCTACCAACCAAGCTCAGGATCGCTTAGTAATGGCCTTAGATGGCGACAGTGGAGTCAACATCGTCTTATTTGAGAATCCTCCTTCTATAATACCTGATAATGAAAACCCTCCGTCGAATCAAATAGTAGACGATATCCTCTTATCCCAGCTAGACACGTCTTACCCAGAAGATTACGAAAAATTCAATAGAATCGCAGACGAAGTGGTAGAATCCGTCCAGCAGTTCTGCAACAACGACGTCAACGGCAGAGCCGTGTATAGTATTCAACAATTAAGCAGCACGGGAATCGTGACAATGCTGCCCAATCAAGAATCCCAACACTTGCAAATGGTAACATCTCCAGCAGTGTCGAGCACCAAGACGGTAGCTAAAAAGTACAAGCGATCTCAGAACAAAAGTCAAACTTTAGCGACCCAAAACCAAGGTTCGCACGCTGCCACGTCAACGTCGAACGGAATCCGCAAGGAGCGATCCTTACACTACTGTTCCATCTGCACGAAAGGATTCAAAGACAAGTACTCTGTGAATGTTCACATCAGGACGCACACGGGTGAAAAACCGTTTGCCTGTTCGCTTTGCGGGAAAAGCTTCAGGCAGAAAGCTCATCTGGCGAAGCACTATCAGACCCACATAGCCCAGAAGAACGCGGCAGCTGCCGGCGCCGTCAAAGCAGGTAAACAAAGATAG